GGACGCGGCCCAGGTGTCCTCCTGCGCGTTCGGCGGCCCGGGCGACACCCACCTCTACATCACCACGTCCAGGCAGGGCCTCGGCGACGCCGAGGACCCCGCGGCGGGTGCGGTCTTCTGCGTCGACGTGGACGTCGAGGGAGCGCCGGTCGCGGCATTCGCCGCGTGAGGCACCCCGTCCGAGAAAGTTGCGGGGAGACGCAACCCTTCGTGGCCGTCCGGCGTCTGTACTGACGAGGGGACCAGACACGTACGGGGGTCGTGTCTGGTCCCTTGTAACGTGTCGGGGTGACGACCTCCCTGACGCTGCGCCCCGTCTCCGCGCAGGAGCACCGCGACTTCATCGCTCGCCGGTCGTCCGCCAGCTTCCTGCAGACGCCCGGCTGGGCGCGCGTGAAGGCCGAGTGGCGCGCCGAGTCCATCGGCTGGTTCCGCGACGGTGCGCTCGTCGGCGCAGGTCTCGTCCTCTACCGCCAGCTGCCGAAGGTGCGGCGCTACCTCGCCTACCTGCCCGAGGGCCCGGTGATCGACTGGGCCGGCGACGACCTCGAGGCGTGGCTGGCGCCGATGGTCGCCCACCTCAAGGCGCAGGGCGCCTTCGCCGTGCGGATGGGCCCCCCGGTCGTGACGCGCCGCTGGTCGGCCGAGCAGGTCAAGGCGGGGATCGCCGACGAGTCCGTGCGCCGCCTCGGCGACGTACCTCCCCTCGAGCGCTCGCAGGACGGTGCCCGCGTCATCGCCCAGCTGCACGAGCTCGGCTGGCAGCAGCAGTCCGCAGAGGGCGGCTTCTCCGCCGGGCAGCCCCAGTTCAACTTCCAGATCCCCCTGGTCGACGCCGACGGCCTGCCCCGCACGGAGGCTGACGTCCTGGCCGGGATGAACCAGCTGTGGCGGCGCAACATCAAGAAGGCCGACAAGAGCGGCGTCGAGGTGGCCCTCGGGGAGCGCGCCGACCTCAAGGCGTTCCACGACCTCTACGTCCACACCGCCGAGCGCGACCACTTCACGCCGCGACCGCTGTCCTACTTCGAGACGATGTACGACGCCCTCCTCGCCGAGGACCCGGACCGGATCCAGGTCTGGCTGGCCCGCCACGAGGGCGACCTGGTGGCGGCCACCATCGCCATCCGCGTCGGCACGCACGCGTGGTACTCCTACGGCGCCTCGTCCACCGAGAAGCGCGAGGTGCGCGGCTCCAACGCCGTGCAGTGGGCGATGATCCGCCACGCGCTGGCAGCCGGTGCGCACGTCTACGACCTGCGCGGCATCACCGAGACCCTCGACGCCCACGACCCGCACGTGGGCCTGATCCAGTTCAAGGTCGGCACCGGCGGCGAGGCGGTCGAGCACGCCGGCGAGTGGGACCTCCCGGTCAACCGCGCGATCTACAAGGCGTTCCAGGTCTACCTGGCGCGCAGGGGGTGACGCGCCGATGAGCCTGGTCCTCACGGTGGACGGCGCGCGCTGGCGCGCGCACCTCCTCTCGACGGTCACCCGCCACCCCGGCATCGTGCCGGTCGCCAAGGGCAACGGCTACGGCCTCTCGCTCGGGCGCCTGGCCCGCCGCGCGCAGTGGCTGGCCGAGCACGCCGAGGAGACCGGCGCGCCGCTCGACGTCGTCGCTGTCGGCACCTACGACGAGGTCGAGGAGGCCGCCAGCCGCTACGCCGGTGACCTCCTCGTGCTCACGCCGTGGCGTCCCTTCGGCGCGGCGCTCGACCTGCAGGACCGCACCGCCTCGCGCGTCGTGCACACCGTGAGCCGGCCCGCCGACCTCGCCGCCCTGCGCGAGCGCGACCCCGAGGCGCGCTTCGTGCTCGAGCAGCTCACCTCGATGCGCCGCCACGGCATGACCCGCCGCGACCTCGAGGCGGCGGCCGAGACCCTCGCCACCGCCCAGGGCGGCGGCGCGCGGCACCGGCTGCGCGGCGTGGCCATGCACCTGCCGCTCAACACCACCTCCCACCTCGGTGAGGTGACCCGGCTGATCAACGACGTCGTCGCCTCGGGCCTGCCGACGCGCACCGTCTTCGTCTCCCACCTCACGAGCGACGAGCTCGACCGGCTGGCGACGACCTACCCCGACTTCACCGTCCGGCCCCGCGTCGGCACGGGCCTCTGGCTCGGCGACCGCGGTGCGCTCTCGGTGACCTCCACCGTGCTCGACGTGCACGAGGTCGAGCGCGGCGACGTCTTCGGCTACCGCGGACGCAGCGTCCCCAAGCACGGCCACATCGTGGTGGTCAGCGGGGGCACCGCCCACGGCATCGGCCTCGAGGCGCCGACCGGCGA
This genomic stretch from Nocardioides renjunii harbors:
- a CDS encoding lipid II:glycine glycyltransferase FemX translates to MTTSLTLRPVSAQEHRDFIARRSSASFLQTPGWARVKAEWRAESIGWFRDGALVGAGLVLYRQLPKVRRYLAYLPEGPVIDWAGDDLEAWLAPMVAHLKAQGAFAVRMGPPVVTRRWSAEQVKAGIADESVRRLGDVPPLERSQDGARVIAQLHELGWQQQSAEGGFSAGQPQFNFQIPLVDADGLPRTEADVLAGMNQLWRRNIKKADKSGVEVALGERADLKAFHDLYVHTAERDHFTPRPLSYFETMYDALLAEDPDRIQVWLARHEGDLVAATIAIRVGTHAWYSYGASSTEKREVRGSNAVQWAMIRHALAAGAHVYDLRGITETLDAHDPHVGLIQFKVGTGGEAVEHAGEWDLPVNRAIYKAFQVYLARRG
- a CDS encoding alanine racemase — translated: MSLVLTVDGARWRAHLLSTVTRHPGIVPVAKGNGYGLSLGRLARRAQWLAEHAEETGAPLDVVAVGTYDEVEEAASRYAGDLLVLTPWRPFGAALDLQDRTASRVVHTVSRPADLAALRERDPEARFVLEQLTSMRRHGMTRRDLEAAAETLATAQGGGARHRLRGVAMHLPLNTTSHLGEVTRLINDVVASGLPTRTVFVSHLTSDELDRLATTYPDFTVRPRVGTGLWLGDRGALSVTSTVLDVHEVERGDVFGYRGRSVPKHGHIVVVSGGTAHGIGLEAPTGDQSLRARAATLARGGMDAVGFVRSPFSIDGKQRLFAEPPHMQASMLFVPSGARVPDIGERVDVRVRFTATDFDRVVIS